A single region of the Pontibacter kalidii genome encodes:
- a CDS encoding formylglycine-generating enzyme family protein yields the protein MKYPHPLTAFAVAAILAGCSEQPREQPATAAFASTQQDSLSSCCISAVPSRFGTSSPQGQTAGEQVSEKEQKEGMVWIEGGTFIMGADDKQARPDEQPRHQVTVDGFWMDATEVTNAAFARFVEATGYVTTAERKPDWEELKKQLPPGTPKPDESLLVAASLVFQSPQGQVNLNDFASWWAWKEEANWRQPHGPGSSIKGKENHPVVHISWYDAQAYAKWAGKRLPTEAEWEWAARGGKKDTMYPWGNEGINSGKPKANTWNGTFPTSNTQQDGYYHTAPAKSYAPNGYGLYDMAGNVWEWCADYYHSSYYRTIHTAAGVRNPAGPAESHDPDEPYAKKRVIRGGSFLCNDSYCSGFRVAARMKSTEDSSLEHVGFRCVKD from the coding sequence ATGAAATACCCTCACCCCCTCACCGCCTTCGCTGTGGCAGCCATACTTGCCGGCTGCTCGGAGCAGCCTAGAGAGCAGCCCGCCACAGCAGCCTTCGCCTCCACGCAGCAGGATTCCCTCTCCTCCTGCTGTATTTCCGCTGTGCCCTCCCGTTTTGGTACATCATCGCCCCAAGGGCAAACCGCTGGGGAACAGGTGTCTGAAAAAGAGCAGAAGGAGGGCATGGTTTGGATAGAGGGCGGCACTTTTATTATGGGGGCAGATGATAAACAAGCGCGGCCGGATGAGCAGCCCCGGCACCAGGTAACGGTGGACGGTTTCTGGATGGATGCCACAGAGGTGACCAACGCTGCGTTTGCCCGTTTTGTGGAAGCTACCGGCTACGTCACCACGGCCGAGCGGAAGCCGGATTGGGAGGAGTTAAAAAAGCAGCTCCCTCCCGGCACGCCCAAGCCGGACGAAAGCCTGCTGGTAGCGGCTTCGCTGGTGTTCCAGTCTCCTCAGGGGCAGGTAAACCTGAATGACTTTGCCAGTTGGTGGGCCTGGAAAGAAGAGGCCAACTGGCGGCAGCCACACGGGCCGGGCAGCAGCATAAAGGGCAAAGAAAACCACCCTGTCGTGCATATTTCCTGGTACGACGCACAGGCTTATGCCAAATGGGCCGGCAAAAGGCTCCCGACAGAGGCCGAGTGGGAATGGGCCGCACGCGGGGGCAAAAAAGACACGATGTATCCTTGGGGAAACGAGGGCATTAACTCCGGCAAGCCTAAAGCCAACACCTGGAACGGGACTTTCCCGACCAGTAATACGCAGCAGGACGGCTACTACCATACGGCACCTGCCAAGTCTTACGCCCCTAACGGCTATGGCCTGTATGATATGGCGGGCAACGTGTGGGAGTGGTGCGCAGACTACTACCACAGCAGTTACTACCGCACAATCCATACTGCTGCGGGAGTGCGCAACCCCGCCGGTCCGGCAGAGAGCCATGACCCGGACGAGCCATACGCTAAGAAGCGGGTGATCAGGGGCGGCTCTTTTCTATGCAACGACAGCTACTGCTCCGGCTTCAGGGTGGCCGCGCGCATGAAGAGCACCGAAGACAGCAGCCTGGAGCATGTGGGCTTCCGTTGCGTGAAGGACTGA
- a CDS encoding LacI family DNA-binding transcriptional regulator, protein MPRKPTTIKEIAKILHVSTSTVSRALHDHPSIGTATSAKVKQLAKELNYERNQTAVYFQQGKTYTIGVILPELSEAFFSSAISAIEDTAYKRNYTVLLAQSHDDAQTEKQLVEKMKNHRVDGLLVSVAKTTSTFEHFSSLSKFNIPVVFFDRIPPINGVHSVACSMVTGTIEAVTYLLKKGHRAIGMINGPETLYASTERREGYIKAMQKNRLKYDPSLVVGCDLTEEGTIKALEELLANKRKATAIVTFNDYVWLYAQKHARRLGISINKDLEFVSYANLPMTEYMDYAPLASVEQFPHQQGQKATEILLDLLSTGEEQHLRQQAYYKVIVESQLVESNRKC, encoded by the coding sequence ATGCCACGGAAACCTACCACGATAAAAGAAATCGCCAAGATACTTCATGTGTCTACCTCCACCGTTTCCAGAGCGCTGCACGACCACCCCAGCATTGGCACCGCCACCAGCGCCAAGGTAAAGCAGCTGGCAAAAGAGCTTAACTATGAGCGCAACCAGACGGCAGTATACTTCCAGCAGGGCAAAACCTACACGATAGGCGTCATACTGCCGGAGCTCTCGGAGGCATTCTTCTCCTCGGCCATCAGCGCGATAGAGGATACTGCTTACAAGCGGAACTACACCGTGCTGCTAGCCCAATCGCATGATGACGCCCAAACGGAGAAGCAGTTAGTGGAGAAGATGAAAAACCACCGGGTGGACGGCCTGCTGGTGTCCGTGGCCAAAACCACTTCTACCTTTGAGCACTTCAGCAGCCTGAGCAAGTTCAACATCCCCGTGGTGTTCTTCGACCGCATCCCGCCAATCAATGGTGTACACTCTGTGGCCTGCAGCATGGTTACCGGCACCATCGAGGCGGTAACTTATTTACTGAAGAAAGGGCACCGCGCGATCGGGATGATCAACGGGCCGGAAACGCTTTATGCCAGCACCGAGCGGCGGGAAGGGTATATTAAGGCGATGCAGAAGAACAGGCTCAAGTACGACCCCTCGCTGGTAGTAGGCTGTGACCTGACCGAGGAAGGCACGATCAAGGCGCTGGAGGAGTTGCTGGCAAACAAGCGCAAAGCCACAGCCATCGTTACGTTCAACGATTATGTATGGCTCTATGCCCAGAAACACGCCCGCAGGCTGGGAATAAGTATCAATAAGGACCTGGAGTTTGTAAGCTACGCCAACCTGCCTATGACCGAGTACATGGATTACGCCCCGCTTGCCTCAGTAGAGCAGTTCCCGCACCAACAAGGGCAGAAGGCCACCGAGATCCTGCTGGACCTGCTCTCTACAGGCGAGGAACAGCACCTGCGGCAGCAAGCGTACTATAAGGTTATTGTGGAATCGCAGCTCGTGGAGAGCAACCGGAAGTGCTAG
- a CDS encoding phosphotransferase produces MHKSPTLLILAAGMATRYGSLKQLDAFGPQGETIIEYSIHDARRAGFGKVVFVIRKSIEEAFKTAMQERLPADLAVEYVSQELDMLPAGYSMPEGRTKPWGTAHAVWVSTAKLQEPFAVINADDFYGYESFKRAADFLKSSTDEREYGLIGYRLSNTLSEHGNVSRGICALAPDHSLTSLTELTKIARTASGAITVEDEGTQQWQLTGEEIVSMNLMAFKPSVLPYFDKYLKEFLQEKGQELKAEFYLPSVVNAMLATGAARVKVIPTPEKWFGVTYPEDKAGTIQQIKELIEANIYPKNLWEDATPHHMKEDPNAEANLREVLSHFILEGSISSVRSYGSGHIHDTYAVTNGTPESPDYLLQRINHNVFKNVPLLMDNIELVTRHLRQKLENMPGTRPDEEVLTLVPTHAQQSFYRDAEGNFWRVYLLLDGTRSYDIVETPQQAHEGGKAFGKFLALLADLDTSQLHDSIPDFHNVESRLRLFEAALQRNPKDRARQVPQEIEFVQQRAEQMSTICRLGREGGLPLRTTHNDTKFNNVLLDKYDKALCVIDLDTVMPGYVAYDFGDAIRTTVNKAAEDEEDLSKISADFNLFKAFTEGFLQETSSFLTQEEIASLPLGVTLLPYIMGLRFLTDYIDGDHYYKIHFPEHNLQRARAQFRLVEVLEENMELLRNTVQETAALCKTAEAGQQK; encoded by the coding sequence ATGCATAAAAGCCCTACTTTACTCATACTGGCAGCAGGTATGGCGACACGGTACGGCAGCCTGAAGCAATTAGATGCCTTTGGGCCCCAGGGAGAAACCATCATTGAGTACTCCATTCACGATGCGCGGAGAGCCGGTTTCGGCAAGGTGGTGTTCGTGATCCGCAAATCCATTGAGGAAGCGTTTAAAACTGCCATGCAGGAAAGGCTGCCAGCGGACCTTGCAGTGGAGTACGTTTCCCAGGAGCTCGACATGCTGCCGGCAGGCTACAGCATGCCCGAAGGCCGCACCAAGCCTTGGGGAACGGCACACGCCGTCTGGGTGTCCACAGCCAAGCTGCAGGAACCCTTTGCCGTGATAAACGCCGATGACTTTTACGGCTATGAATCCTTTAAACGGGCAGCCGATTTCCTGAAGAGCAGCACCGACGAACGCGAGTACGGCCTGATTGGATACAGGCTCTCCAACACCCTCTCCGAGCACGGCAACGTATCGCGCGGCATCTGCGCCCTTGCCCCGGACCACTCCCTGACATCGCTCACGGAACTGACCAAGATCGCGCGTACTGCAAGCGGTGCCATCACGGTAGAAGATGAGGGAACACAGCAGTGGCAACTCACCGGCGAGGAAATCGTGTCGATGAACCTGATGGCCTTCAAACCCTCGGTGCTCCCATACTTTGACAAGTACCTCAAGGAGTTTCTGCAGGAGAAGGGCCAGGAGTTGAAAGCCGAGTTCTACCTGCCCTCTGTGGTCAATGCGATGCTGGCAACGGGAGCCGCCCGGGTAAAGGTGATCCCTACGCCGGAGAAGTGGTTTGGTGTGACCTATCCTGAAGACAAGGCGGGTACCATCCAGCAAATAAAAGAACTGATTGAGGCAAACATTTACCCTAAAAACCTTTGGGAAGACGCTACACCGCATCACATGAAAGAAGACCCCAACGCTGAGGCAAACCTGCGGGAGGTACTCTCCCACTTTATCCTTGAAGGAAGTATTAGCAGCGTGCGCTCTTACGGCTCGGGCCACATTCACGACACCTATGCCGTAACCAACGGCACGCCCGAAAGCCCTGATTACCTGCTGCAGCGCATCAACCACAACGTTTTTAAAAACGTGCCCCTGCTGATGGACAACATCGAGCTGGTAACGCGCCACCTGCGTCAGAAACTGGAGAATATGCCCGGTACCAGGCCCGACGAGGAGGTGCTTACCCTGGTGCCAACGCATGCGCAGCAAAGTTTTTACCGCGACGCGGAAGGAAACTTCTGGAGGGTGTACCTGCTGCTGGACGGCACGCGCAGCTATGACATTGTGGAGACTCCGCAGCAGGCCCATGAAGGTGGCAAAGCCTTCGGCAAATTCCTGGCCCTGCTGGCAGACCTGGATACAAGCCAGCTACACGACTCCATCCCGGATTTCCATAACGTAGAGAGCCGCCTCCGTCTTTTTGAGGCAGCGCTACAACGCAACCCCAAAGACAGGGCACGGCAGGTACCTCAGGAGATCGAATTTGTGCAGCAGCGGGCCGAGCAAATGAGCACGATCTGCAGGCTGGGCCGCGAGGGCGGGCTTCCCCTCCGCACCACGCACAACGATACCAAATTTAACAACGTGCTGCTCGACAAGTATGACAAGGCGCTCTGCGTGATAGACCTGGACACAGTGATGCCGGGCTACGTAGCCTACGATTTTGGCGATGCCATCCGCACCACAGTGAACAAGGCCGCCGAGGATGAGGAGGACCTGAGCAAGATCAGCGCCGACTTTAACCTGTTCAAAGCTTTTACCGAGGGCTTTCTGCAGGAGACCAGCTCTTTTCTTACCCAGGAGGAAATCGCCTCGCTGCCACTCGGCGTGACGCTGCTCCCCTACATCATGGGGCTGCGCTTCCTGACCGATTATATCGACGGGGACCACTACTACAAGATCCATTTCCCGGAGCACAACCTGCAACGGGCACGCGCCCAGTTCAGGCTGGTGGAGGTGCTGGAAGAAAACATGGAGCTGCTACGCAATACCGTACAGGAAACCGCCGCCTTATGCAAAACAGCCGAAGCCGGACAACAAAAGTAA